A section of the Sebastes fasciatus isolate fSebFas1 chromosome 21, fSebFas1.pri, whole genome shotgun sequence genome encodes:
- the sec22c gene encoding vesicle-trafficking protein SEC22c has protein sequence MSLILFAFVVRVRDGLPLSASTDFEHNRELQERKQQLRTISKALARFPDRGTVKGQELNIYFVSSEGVSYMTVCHCSLPVAKAFCFLEDLRWGFTACFDSSVVALAARPYPFLEFDSTIQKLKQQYNQSGGPALEVTLAEVQGDLRIHPPQVINLEEVELTNGIANGHMEQGPGSGQNVRLEPVTAPGILSLVLNIMCASLNIIRGVHLIEYTFQDDYDGIWNVVAFLLAFFCCVFQCHLYLFHSPLKKLKSFTLLSVIVLCNLYLLGPRNAWQLIFHISVASVATVLILTRKLQDRTNDCGV, from the exons ATGTCTCTGATCCTGTTTGCCTTCGTGGTTCGGGTGAGGGATGGACTCCCCCTGTCGGCCTCCACAGACTTTGAACACAACCGAGAGCTCCAGGAGAGGAAGCAGCAGCTCAGGACCATCAGCAAGGCACTGGCCCGTTTCCCTGACAGAGGGACCGTCAAGGGCCAGGAGCTCAACATATA CTTCGTCTCATCGGAGGGTGTATCCTACATGACCGTGTGCCACTGCAGCCTCCCCGTTGCTAAGGCCTTCTGCTTCCTGGAAGATCTACGCTGGGGGTTCACAGCATGCTTCGATAGCTCTGTCGTTGCCTTGGCAGCCAGGCCATATCCATTTTTGGAATTTG ACAGCACCATTCAGAAGCTGAAGCAGCAGTACAACCAGAGCGGTGGTCCAGCCCTGGAGGTGACGCTGGCGGAGGTCCAGGGGGATCTGAGGATCCATCCACCGCAAGTAATTAACTTGGAGGAAGTGGAGCTCACCAACGGCATTGCAAATGGACACATGGAGCAAGGTCCTGGATCTG GCCAGAATGTAAGACTGGAACCAGTGACAGCGCCAGGCATCCTCTCTCTGGTCCTAAATATCATGTGTGCATCTTTGAACATAATCCGTGGTGTTCACCTCATAGAGTACACATTCCAG GATGATTATGACGGTATATGGAATGTCGTTGCGTTTCTTCTGGCGTTTTTCTGCTGTGTGTTTCAG TGCCACCTCTACTTGTTCCACTCACCTCTGAAGAAACTCAAGTCCTTCACTCTGCTGAGTGTGATAGTCCTATGCAACCTCTACCTGCTCGGCCCGAGGAACGCCTGGCAGCTGATCTTCCACATTTCAGTCGCCTCCGTCGCCACCGTCCTCATCCTCACCCGCAAACTCCAAGACAGAACCAATGACTGCGGGGTCTGA